The Lathyrus oleraceus cultivar Zhongwan6 chromosome 5, CAAS_Psat_ZW6_1.0, whole genome shotgun sequence genome includes the window TAGAAGACATAAGTTTAACAATTGACATACAAGGGAGTTATGTAACATCAGTAGTTCACGAGTTCCGGAGTGGTTTCCGTGCTGCTCTTAGGGATCTGCAAGGATTTCATATATTCCTACTTACACTTCACCAAAAACTTGATAACTTGTTACGATCATTTAATAATACTATAAGCAAAATATCACTCGGGGAGTCTGAAAAGGAAGATTCACCTTCAGCTGCTACTGGTAGTTGTCTCTCTCCAACAAGAAAAGAGAGATTTTCTAATGATAGCCATCGAGATTTTAGTGATTCAGATTCACAAAGATCTGCTCCAAGGGCATTGTCATCTTCAGGCAATAGGAATTTTTGCGACTCTGCGTCTCCTATGTCAAGAGAAGGTTGCCATGGAAAATCTTCCAAAGGGAGTCTGGAGCCATTGCACGATTCTCATTTTACGGCTAAGCTCCGTGACTTCCATAAATTTGCCAAGGTTGGTCTCTAGGTAGTGAAGACTGTATACTAGTACAATGCCTTGCTTCTGCTCCCCATTGCTTTAGTGCCTTGTTTGCTTTTTTTTATTCATACTCTTATTTTGGAAAATAAACTGATTTATAACAAGTCAGtatcaataaaattaattattatgGGCAATAGGCTGGACGTGTTCTTTGTTGGCTTTTCCTTTTCTTTATGAAAGCATGAATTATGAGAAAATTGTTTGGTTTTTTATTTTGGAGAAACACATTCCTCTTACTTCTTGCTCTTGTAGTTTTCCTAATCTTTGATTGATGCGGTGTCTTTACCAAGTAACACAACATTTATTTTACCCGGCAAGCTATTTTTTTCACTAGTCTTATACTCTATCCTACTTTCCAGATTGATGCAGAATCTTATAAAGAATTGGAACATTGGAATGAAATGCTTAAAAATGATGCTATCAAGTTATGCCAGGAGAACAATTTCAATTCAGGATTTTTTGAGGGAAGTGATAGCAACACTGTTGTTGATGCATATGAATTGAAGGTATTTGAGTTTAAACTATTAAGCAGAATTATTGAAGTCAATTCATTCATAGAGGATACATATTCTTTTAAGTATGTACTCTATTAACTTTCAGATCAGACTTGAACATATCCTTGAAAGAATTGCATTGATATCTGAGGCTGCAAATACAGAGAGACCATCTGCTATTACAAATTATTTATTCATCGGTGGAGCGCTATCTGCAAGATCTATATACACAATGCAACACTTGGGAATCACTCATATCTTGTGTTTGTGTTCTAACGAAATTGGACAATCAGATTCTCAATTTCCAGATCTTTTCACTTACAAAAATTTCTTTGTAAGTCTTgtcatttttctattttttaacTGCCCCTCTCCCGGATTATTCTACTGATATATTTGCAAAGATTTTTGCGTGAGAATTGGTTTACTTCCTTGAAGTCTTGTTTATATTATTTATTCATTCTTTCATATAGAATTAATCTAGTTTTGTATTGGAGTTGGACTTTTATTCATTTTACAAACAATCAAACTTTGATCAATGGATCACATAAAGGCTATCATAATTCATATCATGTCTATAGACAAAGATCCCAAATACTTGTGATGTTAGGTGCAATGATTGTGATACAACCAAGGTGCAATAGGTTTGATGACCCAATCTATGGGCCCATCTCACACAAGCACGGTTTCTAGAAGGATATAGATACTGAGGGAAATAAAGTTGGTTAGTATTCTCCCTGGTTTTAGGGGATTTTTTGTTACAAAAGAGAGGGAAGGGGAGTGAGTAATGCATTGAAAATAATATTCAGTTAGGAGAGTCTGGTTAGGAGCAGGTAGGAGTTCTAGGACTCTGGTTTGTCTCTTTTACTTTCAGTTTTTACTCCATTGTAAGAGCTTGCTCAACATTTACAGTCAAATAAATCCCATTTCATTACCTTGAAAAATTGAGTTCTAACACATCTCTCTTACTTTAGTAGGGGGATTAGCCTTAACATAAATGGCTCTCTTCTCAGTGAAACTTTGTTTTTTGATAAAGTCTGATGACTTTAAGTTAATAATGTTGCCAATTCTGCCTAACAATACAGGATTTTATTTTTTTCATACTCAACTCTGTAGCTTATTCCTTTCCTTATTTTTTGCGTCAAAAACATTATTGATATACTATGGCCAAATTTATATTTCTCACCTTTTCCACTGTTCCCTTTTTTATATGACCAGTTTTGAATTTTGATCTCCTCTGGCTTATATAGTATTTACTTGTTAAGGCTGGACACATACTTTTATCTGGTCCATCCTGTAATGTATTTACTATCCTATATATGTATGATTTAGGGCCCATTTGTTTCAGTTTTTCATGTAAAAGTCAGCAGAGCCAACTATACAGTTTCTGTAGTGTTTGTTTATGCTTttgaaacaaaaaaaaaaacagatTTTTGGCTATTTTATAAAAACTAATTTGAGTGACTTCTCAAACAAAGAAAAGGTGATTTTCAGATTAGTAGCTAAACAGAAACATAAATCACTTTTCTCAAATGATTTAACAAACAGTCCCTTATGCTTCTTACTGCGTATatcaataaaaatattttctgtttatcAAGATATCAACTGTCCTCTTAAATTCTGCTAAGGAATAAATCTTCATATTTCTTTTCACTCTTATGCTTGAACAGGTATGTGACACTGAGAATTCTAACATTAGCATCTTATTTGAGGAAGCTTGTGATTTTATAGAAGATGTTGAGAGAGCGGGTCAGGGAATTCTAGTTCATTGTTTTGAAGGGAAAAGCAGAAGTGTCACTGTAGTCCTTGCTTACTTGATGCTAAGAAAGTAAGTAAACTTATAAATACATATTGCTTAAAGTTAAAACTAATGTTTTGTGGAGCCAGACTTCCATaaccaaatcaaattcaatgttACCATTATAATTAAATAGTTTAATCTTAATGGCAAATTATGCTACCAGATAGGTTATTTTCATTGTTAATTAAGAGTATCAATGCAAGTTACATTTGGGATGTGATGCAGGAAGTTGACATTATCAGAAGCATGGAATACTGTGAAAAAAGTTCACCGTCGAGCACAGCCGAATGACGGTTTCGGAAAGATCTTACAGGAACTTGATCAAAAACTGCATGGGAAGGTTTCAATGGAGTGGCGGCGGCGGAGACCAACAATGAAAGTTTGTCCAATATGTGGCAAGAATGCTGGACTGAGTAGCAGCTCACTTAAGCTCCATGTTCAGAAATCACATAAAAGACTATCATCAGGGAGTGTAGATAGTGCCATGACAATGGAAATCCAAAAGGCATTAACCACTTTGAATATTAACCGTGGTGGGAGTGTGAGCCCCACACACAGGCTATCTCATTCAATGACAGATTAATATATTTCCCTTCTTTTGCAAACTTTGAAGCATGAGTGATTATTTAAAATGGTGAAATACATGTACTATGGTTCTTTATTTTCTTCTTATTATTGATCAAATCCACCCTTAACATCGGCTGTGACTTATGTTTGGTTCTAGAGTTATTTTATTGATATCTAGAATCTGTTTAGTAATTTTTTTAGAAAACGATTTTGTTCAAAAAAGATAAACATATACTTATATTGCTAATATATCCTTATCACgaaaatattattataatataaattaaacttaaattttttatttaaactagctaaaattattaatttttttcttaaTATAATTTGTGAATTCTCTATCTTAAAGAAATTTTGTATTATAAAAATTAACTCTTCAAAACCCTCCACTTTCAAAGTTCTCAACTCAAAAACATAATCTTTTTTAAAGATAATTTAAAATTGAatgtataattttttttaattatttctaTATAAATTTTTTAACAACTTCTTTTACAACACAAGATATATTTTCCTATTTTTTTCTCTCTCGGCTACAAATAAACACTTATTTTGAATGTATATTTATACTTAGTGTCTATAAGATAGTATAACCTTTGGAGTTGTTTATTTTTCCTAAACTTCAAATGTGAGTTGTTCATTTTCTCCTAAACTCTAAATGTGATCGTACATTTTAAAAGAATATACGGGCTTTCTTGTGCTTGTTTAGTAGgggaaaaaatttcataaatcTATGCGTATGGATAAAATCAACACACATTGGAAAAAGTTTTCGTGTGATCAAGTATAGTAAATCAAATATCTCTGTTATGATAGAATGCGAGATGATGTATGAAGTCCGGACTCGGACACGGACACGAGGACCCCGCTAAATGTAAAAATTATAGGATATGGAGACggttatatatattttatatatcAATATAATAATGCAATTTATGTACAAAATTTGTAAAGACTTTAAAATGAGAAGCAAAATTTATGTTTATTTAAgataaaacaataaaaaattctttcaacattttcaaacaaatttcaaacaTGATAATTGATATTCATAGATACGTTGTGAAAATCGGAGCAATGGTGCGTAAAGATGAAAAATAATCGAAGAAGATAAAAGAATTTTGTGGAGACAAAAACAGTGAAATATAAGAAAATAAGGAATCCTAATTGTGTTGTTTTTATAGTGAATAAGTGGAATATGAAAGATAAAAAAcctatttattttttaaattttgaaaaaaaattattagGATTTTTGTTTCAAcaatttttttggatttttttaagTCGATTTGATTTATTAAATCAGTACAATATTTTTCTTTAACTATAAGAAACTTAATTTAAATGAAGCTTGTGCGTTCGCTAAATCGGAACCGCTCTTTATTCTAAAATATATACTGTCGATGTTGAGGTTCAGCGTGTTAAAGTATAAAATTTATgtttttgaaaatcaaaaactTCTAATTAATTAAAAAGTCATTTCGGGTGAAAAACGGGTTTAAAGGCGATACCGGTTGTCGCTCAACGCTCATGTAGCACCAAAGTTTAATATTACAAACACGTATTGTCACATCACATTTATTCTTCTATACACTATTTTTGAAAACCattattttttcaatttaaaataagtCTCATTGTCGCAATTGATTTAATTTAAAATCTAGTTTTTATTTTCTAGCTCAGATACGGGTTCCTCTTTTTCAAAACGAAACCAATATTTCTAAGTTTGGCGTTTTCGCGGTTATTAAGTTCAGTTTAAAACATTATAAAAATCAGTCACATAAACGAGTCTCAATTTAACCTATAATTTCCAACTTAGATGCGAGTACCGTCGAAATGACGGTCCTCGCATTCCGGATCCTAAATGGTTTAGCCGGACATATTTGACATGATATTCATATTATATTTACTATGCATACCAAGTAGAAattcaaaaataataataacaatgaTACCAAGTAGTAGTAGTAACTAGCATGCACATGTAGTTTTCTCAAAACAGTACTTTTAGAATTCAATTGGATATATTTATGCAAGTGATACTAGTAGAAAATTATGCATGTAAAACTTGTGATCAAAAGAGTAGGAATTGAATTACCAAAACAATGAAGGTTAACAATTATAATACTAAATACTAAAACAATAAAATGcagaattaaaataaaaaaggaatACAGAAATGGAAAACTTGTATATCAAATTCTGAAATTAATATGGCGATACGATTACAAAACGAATGATCCTAGCAAAATCATCAATTCTTCAAATCCCAACTCTAGGGTGCACTTATCACTCGATGTGAGCAAAAAAGTGATTTTCAATGAGTACTTTTTCTGCCTACTTGATTCTAAAAAACTCGATATGGAAACCCTAAAAACTAAGACTATATATAGTGTTCCAACTACTGAAAAATGAGTCAATTTATGTGGGAGTAGTGGAGAAAATCCTGATGGAGTGGGATGAGACTGGACAAAACTGTTGTTATTTTTTAGGTCACGAAGCCCATGACGGACGTCATGGACTCATGGTGTAGACCATGAGTCTAGAATGGTGAACGTGGCTGGTTAGGGGGTCATGGCGAACGCCATGTCCCTGATGGCGAAGGCCATCAACTTCAATGCTTGTTTTCTTTGTGTTTCCTTCAAGGTGGGTGACGCCTCATGGCTGCCACGTCATGGCGAGCACCATGGAGGTCGCCACCAGTACATTTTCTTCATTTCTCCTCCGTTTTTGGTTGTTTTTGTCTTGTTTTTTCGTGTACCGACTCCTACCTATAAAGTACCTGAAGCATACACAAACTACCAGCATGACATTACAAAATGTAACAAAATAACATCGAATTCTAAGTGAATCCATTCGGAAAATGCGGTATATTATGTGACTATCAAAATACTTATATGAAACCACTCACGATTTTGGTAAAAATTAAGGGTTAAATATACGACACCCCCTGCGATGCAAGCGAGATTTGATTTACACTTCCgtaaaataatatttttcaattcCCTCATATAATAAGATTCCCTGTCTATGACCCTTGGGTGTACTGTTTGCTGACGTGACTTGTCCCAtgtgttatttatttttaaatcCACATGGATTCTATATTTCATGGAGGTTATTAGGGTTATGTAGGGGTGAATTCTATGGAGGAAGAAGAAGGGAAAAAGGTGTGGGGAATGTTGTGAGTGTGAGAGGAAATTCGTCACTCACAAAATATAAATGGAAAAAAattaaattgttttaaaaaaaacatgtaatttttttttaaaataaaataaaatccatgtggatttttaaaaaataattaaaaaatttaacTAAATGACATATAGATAAATCACGTCAGCAAATAGTGCAATCAGGGGCTATAGATAGGGAATCTTCACATTACAATGGGGGgaataaaaaaaaaatcttttacAGAAATATAAATCAAATATCACTTACATTGCAGAGGAATGTCCTATATTTAACCCAAAAACTAATGGTGCTCCTAAGAAGGTCAAACCAACTCTTAGGGATAATTCTACTAAGCGGTCACTATCAATTTTGAACATGACTCACTTTACTCATATTCTCCTCTTTCACACTCTAAAAAATTTCTAAAAAGGGTGCTCACTAGAAAATCTTCTTCCACTCCACATATACCAAAAATAAAATACATTGAGGAAATTCATGTTTTTATGCATATATAAATTGACAAGATTATAGATATTAAAGGTGATGATAATAGTGGATTTCATTGTTTAAGCCTTAACGAAATTGGGGGAGGAAAGTCATACACTTGTTCGTCAACATCTTACCAAAAAGTTCACTTATCATTAGGAATATTACACAAGGTTATACGGGAATACATAACGATACATCGATACATTAGAAGCTCCAATTCCTAGTAAATTTGGTTTTCTAACACCGAGTGGAAAATGGATGTGTTTCCCTAAATccattcatcatgcaacaagTGCATATCACATGATTTTTGATCAGTTTACAAGATATGGTTTTAATGAAACTTCTTTTCGTATCTGAAGTGACCTACAAAATAACCTTGTTTTTCGTATTATATGTATTGATGGATTTCAAATCAGATGCATTTTGTACAAGTTTACTTAAACTCTAGATGTCCCATACGATGAACATATCTAGAGTAT containing:
- the LOC127078527 gene encoding dual specificity protein phosphatase PHS1, translating into MSNEQQNQYPEAQNQDKEPFESEGPSPLTVTSRVLYMLGDITHWLQSVRKRTSNYRSSGFPRSSSTIPFCLGESAEDAEIDMLPDQIENSVWDRLGKAEMLDIESSSFTWDMLSSLHHTEHTCSNEHPEDEINRALEMTVNSGGVVFFSLFNVDGTDAASPKEAAAVIKISSSRMATQSERLGYEFAKWLGVQAPQARVIHNSSLEWLQMKKAAEKARDAATCESDVIGETTCSELLEALELSRCLLFMSYVHGSPLLESSSAFESRDSAERTSAALGRVMMLDLVIRNEDRLPCRQLRWRGNPANLLLAEKAIPSNLDTKEEGVDLVMNRYGPEVVGTLQKKKRSTSRSCSHNNEIRSQGSHLSQIREPSDDMCLKSQTSEESMFTGSDIVAIDSGVPRRPPAVKRADDQVSYPKLVELVLNSCEFSSRLLHDITGGKLGSPPLEDISLTIDIQGSYVTSVVHEFRSGFRAALRDLQGFHIFLLTLHQKLDNLLRSFNNTISKISLGESEKEDSPSAATGSCLSPTRKERFSNDSHRDFSDSDSQRSAPRALSSSGNRNFCDSASPMSREGCHGKSSKGSLEPLHDSHFTAKLRDFHKFAKIDAESYKELEHWNEMLKNDAIKLCQENNFNSGFFEGSDSNTVVDAYELKIRLEHILERIALISEAANTERPSAITNYLFIGGALSARSIYTMQHLGITHILCLCSNEIGQSDSQFPDLFTYKNFFVCDTENSNISILFEEACDFIEDVERAGQGILVHCFEGKSRSVTVVLAYLMLRKKLTLSEAWNTVKKVHRRAQPNDGFGKILQELDQKLHGKVSMEWRRRRPTMKVCPICGKNAGLSSSSLKLHVQKSHKRLSSGSVDSAMTMEIQKALTTLNINRGGSVSPTHRLSHSMTD